In Insulibacter thermoxylanivorax, the genomic stretch CCGCCGCGGCCCAACCCGCGGGCCGAACCGCGGTCCCGGCCCTGTTCGCGGCTGGTGGTGATCCGGGCAATGCTTAACTGAGAATCCCCGTACAGGAGCGGCTGTTCAGCCGCTCCTTTTTGGCATGTCGAAATGGCCATACGGCGTGTCAATTTGCCATGTCAATTTTGCGGGATCATTAGGCAGCCAATTGACATGCTATTTTGTTGACAATTTTGATTATTGCCGCTAGGTCAGCGCCGCGCTATAATTGATCCACTGCTGTTGCAAATCGCAGGTCGTTTGCAAGATCCGGTGCGCCATGGCGATGACCGGCAAGATCGGACAAAGACACAGCAATGCTGATCACAAACATCATCACATCTCTTGTCATCCCATGCCCATAAATGATTACTTCTAAGAGGAGAGTGCAGCACGAATTGAAGAAGAAATCATCCAATTATCGCCGCAATATGCAAGTTGGATTGCTGGAAGGTATCCCCGCCACCGTGATCTACATGACCTTAGGGGGACCTTATCTCACGGGTTATTTGTTGTATCTGGGGGCTTCTTCTGTACAAGTGGGGATTGCCGCGGCGATCCCGGCATTGACGAACGTTTTGCAGATCTTGGCAGCGCTCGGGATGCAGTACATCAACAACCGTCGGCTGGCGATTATCATATTTGCTTCGATTCATCGAGTTGTCTGGGTGCTGACAGGACTCATCCCCTTCCTATTCCCAGAATCGCTGTGGGTGATCATCTATCTCATCATGATGTTCATCGCCTTCGCCGGCAATGCTGTCAGCAGCGTAGCCTGGACATCCTTGATCGCTGATATGGTTCCGTCCAGACTCAGAGGAAAGTATTTTGGCCTGCGCAATGCGGTCATCAACGCTGCGGGCAGCGTGTCGCTGTTCGTATGCGGCATGGTGTTGGATCATTATGGAGAGGATATTGGATTTGCTTTTATCTATATCGTGTGTGCGATCGCAGTGGTCTTGAATATCATCTTGTTCTTCGCCTATCCGAACGTCGAATTTGAGAAGTCCCAAGAGACGGATATCGGCAAGCGATTTCTCTTGCCTTTTCGTGATTGGGCCTTTATCAAGCCGGCGCTGTTTATCTCGGCTTTTTTGTTTTTCTATGGAATCGTCGTGCCTTTCTTCAACTATCTCATGTTAGACGTCCTTGAGATCAGCTATTCCTGGGTGTCGATCATTACGATCATTCACTATATCACGATGATTCTGGCCTATTATTACTGGGGTAAGTTAAATGCACGCTTCTCCACCCGTCAACTGCTCATGTGGTCGCTGCCGATCATCGGACTCTCCTGCTTGGCCTGGGGGTTGATCGGTCTCTTGCCTGCGGTTCCGGTGCTCATCTTCATCCATATCCTGCTTGGCATCGGACTTGGCGGATATAATCTGCTTAACTTCACCTTCGTCATCGGGGATACGCCAAAAGCAGACCGCCCGGTGTATATCGGCGTGTTCATGGCGCTCACGGGCTTGATGTCCTTCATCGGCTCGACCCTCGGCGGAGTGGTCTTCGATTGGTTAGCCAATTGGTCGAAGGAAGCACAGGTATACGGTGTCACGCTGACGATCGGCGCAGTGTTGGTGCTTATGATGGCGGTTTGTGGGGAGCGGGTATTCGGCGCAAGATGGCGTCTGCCGAAGAAGTCGAATCCCTGGCTGGGTCGGGGAGCTTAAGGATCTGGTGAGCAAGAAGTACATGAACTGAGCGGGGGCGTGTGAGACAACAGAATTGGTCGTTTTCGCGTGTGAATGATCCGATTCGATTGATTCGGTGCGTGAGCCAACAAATATTGTTGATTCAGAGTGCATGGAGGCTGGACTGGTGCTTGAGACGACAGAAAGTGTGGACTTAGGCGTGGTGCAGGCAAGGTTGGTGCTGAGACGACAAAAAGTGTGGGTTCAGGCGTGATGCGGGCAAGGTTGGTGCTGAGACGACAGAAAGTGTGGACTTAGGTGTGATGCAGGCAAGGTTGGTGCTGAGACGACAAAAAGTGTGGATTCAGTATGTGCGGCGGGGTTAACGGCGTGTGAAACGACAGAAAGTGTGGACTCAGGCGTGATGCAGGCAAGGTTGGTGCTGAGACAACAGAAACTGTTGACTCAGCGAGCGCAGTGGCGGTGCTGGTGTGTGAATCGACAGATTCTGTTGATTCAGAGGTGCGTATGCAAATGGATCGAATCGTATGCGAAAATGCTGCCCATCACTCAATCAAAAAGGGATCGAACGTTCACCGCTGGCATACACGCCGGTGTAAGTTCAATCCCTTTTCAGCCTTCTTCCACCGTCGCTTTGGACTGGGCGAAGAAGGCT encodes the following:
- a CDS encoding MFS transporter, with the translated sequence MITSKRRVQHELKKKSSNYRRNMQVGLLEGIPATVIYMTLGGPYLTGYLLYLGASSVQVGIAAAIPALTNVLQILAALGMQYINNRRLAIIIFASIHRVVWVLTGLIPFLFPESLWVIIYLIMMFIAFAGNAVSSVAWTSLIADMVPSRLRGKYFGLRNAVINAAGSVSLFVCGMVLDHYGEDIGFAFIYIVCAIAVVLNIILFFAYPNVEFEKSQETDIGKRFLLPFRDWAFIKPALFISAFLFFYGIVVPFFNYLMLDVLEISYSWVSIITIIHYITMILAYYYWGKLNARFSTRQLLMWSLPIIGLSCLAWGLIGLLPAVPVLIFIHILLGIGLGGYNLLNFTFVIGDTPKADRPVYIGVFMALTGLMSFIGSTLGGVVFDWLANWSKEAQVYGVTLTIGAVLVLMMAVCGERVFGARWRLPKKSNPWLGRGA